One stretch of Sediminispirochaeta bajacaliforniensis DSM 16054 DNA includes these proteins:
- a CDS encoding BMP family lipoprotein codes for MKKNFQMLAIGIALFLSVGMVFAGGQQDNAAAGDGGQLIAAMATDVGGLGDKSFNDGAYEGLKRGEALGFEARVVESKQQTDYVPNLAGLAEDGANIVFAVGYLMEQAVKEAAVQNPNTYFAGIDIGTSEGDPENFLGILYKEQESGYLAGVVAGLMTKQYASASPKLNDKNVVGVVLGMFIPAVEKYEVGFIQGVKSVNPDCKVLSVTTGSFVDQAKGKEAALAMIDQGADIVFHAAGLTGLGAIQAAKERGVLAIGVDVDQSSVAPDTVLTSAVKKIPESVYIALEEVKDGTFKGGTKVFGIEEDATGISPFNQFNDVVPQEVKDAVAKAIADMKAGKVKIATTRAELGL; via the coding sequence ATGAAAAAGAACTTTCAAATGCTTGCAATCGGTATTGCACTGTTTCTTTCCGTCGGTATGGTATTTGCCGGTGGACAGCAAGACAATGCAGCTGCTGGAGATGGTGGACAGCTGATTGCGGCTATGGCCACCGATGTCGGCGGCCTTGGTGATAAATCTTTCAACGACGGAGCCTACGAAGGCCTGAAGAGAGGTGAGGCTCTCGGCTTCGAAGCCCGGGTTGTTGAATCAAAGCAGCAGACCGACTATGTACCAAACCTTGCCGGTCTTGCCGAAGATGGTGCTAATATTGTGTTTGCCGTTGGTTATCTGATGGAACAGGCCGTCAAAGAGGCAGCTGTCCAGAATCCGAATACCTACTTTGCCGGAATTGATATCGGTACTAGCGAAGGCGACCCCGAAAACTTCCTCGGCATCCTCTATAAAGAGCAGGAGTCCGGTTATCTCGCAGGTGTTGTCGCTGGTCTTATGACAAAGCAGTACGCTTCCGCTTCTCCGAAGCTGAACGATAAAAATGTTGTCGGGGTTGTGCTTGGGATGTTTATCCCTGCCGTAGAGAAGTATGAAGTTGGTTTTATTCAGGGAGTGAAGTCGGTCAACCCCGATTGTAAGGTCCTTTCGGTTACCACCGGATCCTTTGTGGACCAGGCTAAGGGAAAAGAGGCAGCCCTCGCAATGATCGATCAGGGGGCCGATATCGTTTTCCATGCTGCCGGACTTACCGGGCTCGGTGCCATCCAGGCGGCAAAAGAGCGGGGCGTTCTTGCTATCGGTGTTGATGTTGATCAGAGCTCGGTGGCTCCCGATACCGTTCTTACCAGTGCCGTTAAGAAGATCCCCGAGTCCGTCTATATCGCCCTCGAAGAGGTAAAGGACGGAACCTTCAAGGGCGGAACAAAGGTCTTCGGTATCGAAGAGGACGCTACTGGAATCAGCCCTTTCAACCAGTTCAACGATGTCGTTCCTCAGGAAGTGAAGGATGCCGTTGCCAAGGCCATCGCAGACATGAAGGCCGGAAAGGTCAAGATTGCGACCACCCGTGCCGAACTGGGCCTTTAA
- a CDS encoding ABC transporter permease — translation MLAIFNTDLLVAMIRLSTPITLAAIGATICERSGIVNIAMEGIMIVGAFFATVVAYYTGSPWLGLLAGVLAGGLYSMIHAVATVTFHLEHVVSGAVLNVLAVGITRYFMVLFFGHPGTTDPVPKGLGEYQFAIPFLSKIPVLGPALFNQTPIVYMSFILVILFTWLLKKTKVGLHIRAAGEHPLALETIGVSVYKMRYLGVFISGLTSGLAGAFLSIENGVSFTEGMSNGKGFIALAAMISGSWNPVGAFLASLFFGFADALQIRFQVFKLLPIPEELFIIFPYLATVIAVAGLVRKSRPPKEDGVDFMIEKTGE, via the coding sequence ATGCTTGCAATATTTAATACCGACCTTCTTGTTGCGATGATACGCCTTTCCACGCCGATTACCCTGGCAGCCATCGGTGCAACCATTTGCGAACGGTCGGGAATCGTCAATATCGCCATGGAAGGCATCATGATTGTGGGTGCCTTTTTTGCAACGGTTGTCGCCTATTATACGGGTAGCCCCTGGCTGGGACTTCTTGCCGGTGTGCTTGCCGGTGGCCTTTACAGCATGATCCATGCGGTGGCGACGGTGACGTTTCATCTGGAACATGTGGTTTCCGGTGCTGTTCTCAATGTCCTTGCCGTCGGCATTACCCGCTATTTTATGGTCCTTTTTTTCGGTCATCCCGGGACCACCGATCCCGTTCCCAAAGGGCTTGGCGAATACCAGTTCGCTATTCCCTTTCTATCGAAGATTCCCGTATTGGGGCCTGCTCTTTTCAACCAGACGCCCATCGTCTATATGAGTTTCATTCTCGTTATCCTTTTCACCTGGCTTCTGAAGAAGACGAAGGTCGGACTGCATATTCGGGCTGCGGGAGAACATCCCCTTGCCCTTGAGACCATTGGTGTCTCGGTCTATAAGATGCGTTATCTCGGTGTTTTTATTTCCGGCCTCACTTCCGGACTTGCCGGTGCTTTTCTTTCCATCGAAAACGGGGTTTCCTTTACCGAGGGAATGAGCAACGGAAAGGGATTTATCGCTCTTGCTGCCATGATTTCCGGCAGCTGGAATCCCGTTGGGGCCTTCCTTGCTTCGCTTTTTTTCGGTTTTGCCGATGCGCTTCAAATTCGGTTTCAGGTTTTCAAACTTTTGCCGATTCCCGAAGAACTCTTCATTATCTTCCCCTATCTTGCGACGGTCATTGCCGTTGCCGGCTTGGTGAGAAAAAGCCGGCCGCCTAAAGAAGATGGTGTAGATTTTATGATCGAGAAGACGGGAGAGTGA
- a CDS encoding ABC transporter permease: MRSYRNTLLIALVLILAISGTILYLGSYFWGGLLIMAAGALYLVNAYFEKGKAEVLSMIRRYGRTILIPIIGILASLLLGIIIMLATGYDPVRAFKALFYGGFVKNWHISVLNAAPLIFTGLSVAFAFQAGLFNIGAEGQYYIGAMAAAWLGLVLNLPALITLILIFVVAGILSAAWNFVPALLKVKTGAHEVITTMMLAHVARYLSPIFIRAFGGDPSSSKHPYVTDTILESAWLPRFQQFLPKSNYRLHTGIIIAIAMAFVVYYILYKTKYGFEIRAVGANKDAARAQGISIGKNIFRALLFAGFLAGFAGVNQVVGLDHKLFENLQANYGWNGISVALLAGNNPIVVIFTGLLWGALDAGGQYMARTTQTPNAIVEIVKGVMLFLIVAKYIYVYIGNGLKRRSKTKAAPDAAEARG; this comes from the coding sequence ATGAGATCATATCGAAATACGCTTTTGATCGCCCTGGTATTGATTCTGGCCATCTCCGGAACAATTCTCTATCTGGGCAGTTATTTTTGGGGTGGTTTGCTGATTATGGCGGCCGGGGCCCTTTACCTTGTGAATGCCTATTTCGAAAAGGGGAAGGCCGAGGTCCTGTCGATGATACGTCGATACGGCAGAACGATCCTTATTCCGATCATCGGAATACTGGCTTCGCTTCTCCTCGGCATCATCATCATGCTGGCCACTGGTTACGATCCGGTACGGGCCTTTAAGGCGCTTTTCTACGGAGGATTTGTCAAAAACTGGCATATTTCCGTGCTTAATGCTGCCCCGCTTATTTTTACCGGTTTGTCGGTCGCTTTTGCCTTTCAAGCAGGATTGTTCAACATCGGAGCCGAAGGACAGTATTACATAGGAGCAATGGCCGCCGCCTGGCTCGGCCTTGTACTCAACCTGCCTGCCCTTATTACGCTTATTCTTATCTTTGTGGTGGCTGGTATCCTGTCTGCGGCGTGGAACTTTGTCCCTGCGCTCTTGAAGGTGAAAACCGGTGCGCATGAGGTCATCACCACGATGATGCTGGCCCATGTCGCTCGTTATCTTTCCCCGATTTTCATCAGGGCCTTCGGCGGAGATCCTTCCTCGAGTAAGCATCCCTACGTTACCGATACGATCCTCGAATCGGCATGGCTGCCGCGCTTTCAGCAGTTTCTTCCCAAGTCCAACTACAGGCTGCATACGGGAATCATTATCGCTATCGCCATGGCATTTGTAGTCTATTATATTCTTTATAAAACAAAATACGGTTTTGAGATCAGGGCTGTCGGAGCAAATAAGGATGCCGCCAGAGCTCAGGGGATCAGCATTGGAAAGAATATTTTTCGGGCCTTGCTTTTCGCCGGATTCCTTGCCGGTTTCGCCGGTGTGAATCAGGTTGTCGGTCTTGACCATAAACTGTTTGAGAACCTTCAGGCAAACTACGGTTGGAACGGGATTAGTGTGGCGCTTCTTGCCGGCAATAATCCCATTGTCGTCATCTTTACCGGCCTGCTTTGGGGGGCCCTCGATGCGGGGGGCCAATACATGGCAAGAACGACCCAGACACCCAATGCCATTGTCGAGATTGTCAAAGGTGTCATGCTTTTTCTTATTGTCGCAAAATACATCTATGTGTATATCGGCAACGGCCTGAAGCGACGCAGTAAAACAAAAGCGGCCCCGGATGCCGCAGAGGCGAGGGGGTAG
- a CDS encoding ABC transporter ATP-binding protein, with product MGSESNGKVILETRHVVKQFPKVLANDDISIILKEGEILSLLGENGAGKSTLMNVLYGLYQPTSGEMLLDGKLVQFDSPKDAIRLGLGMVHQHFMLVETLTVTENIILGAEPGNGAVIDYRKARQEVFALSEKYGLKVDPDAKIETLSVGLQQRVEILKALYRKAKILILDEPTAVLTPQEVEELFDVIKELRKGGVSLIIITHKLEEVMEISDRVYILRRGKIEGERATKECTKEELANLMVGRSVVLTVEKKPKVPGTEDVFRIENLKVLNDKEFPAVDGLSLHVRPGEVVGIAGVDGNGQTELAEAIMGLRSVADGRIFHHGDDITGMSTKALIGRSISYVPADRQRFGLVLPMTVSENIAIGYHDRVPNVRGINLNFRAMDEYATELVERFDIRPPVVDVAAGNLSGGNQQKVILAREFSRKPTFLLVSQPTRGLDVGAIEYIHNQILAMRDKNVAILLISLELEEIFSLSDRILVLYEGKVVKELSPEKTTEKQVGFYMTGGKE from the coding sequence ATGGGTTCCGAAAGCAACGGAAAGGTGATCCTGGAAACCCGTCACGTGGTAAAGCAGTTTCCCAAAGTGCTTGCTAATGACGACATCAGTATCATCCTGAAAGAAGGGGAGATCCTCAGCCTCCTCGGTGAAAACGGCGCCGGTAAATCGACGCTAATGAATGTTCTCTATGGCCTATACCAACCCACTTCCGGCGAGATGCTCCTTGACGGAAAGCTGGTCCAGTTCGACTCTCCCAAAGATGCTATTCGCCTCGGTCTGGGGATGGTTCATCAACATTTTATGCTGGTGGAAACCCTTACTGTTACGGAAAACATCATTCTGGGTGCCGAGCCTGGAAATGGTGCTGTGATCGATTACCGGAAGGCTCGGCAGGAGGTATTTGCCCTTTCCGAGAAATATGGTTTGAAAGTCGATCCTGATGCGAAAATCGAGACCCTTTCGGTGGGGCTCCAACAACGTGTTGAAATCCTCAAGGCGCTCTACCGAAAGGCAAAGATTCTTATTCTCGATGAGCCGACGGCGGTTCTTACCCCTCAGGAGGTGGAAGAGCTTTTCGACGTGATCAAGGAGCTGCGTAAGGGCGGGGTTTCTCTTATCATCATTACTCACAAGCTTGAAGAGGTAATGGAGATCAGTGATCGTGTCTATATTCTCCGACGGGGGAAGATAGAGGGTGAACGGGCGACAAAAGAGTGTACGAAAGAGGAGCTTGCGAACCTGATGGTCGGTCGGAGCGTTGTGCTCACCGTCGAAAAGAAACCAAAAGTCCCGGGAACCGAGGATGTCTTTCGTATCGAGAATCTGAAGGTCTTAAACGATAAGGAATTTCCTGCGGTCGATGGTCTTTCTCTTCATGTTCGTCCCGGAGAGGTCGTCGGTATCGCCGGTGTGGACGGTAATGGTCAGACCGAGCTTGCCGAGGCGATCATGGGGCTAAGGTCTGTGGCGGACGGAAGAATTTTTCATCATGGTGACGACATTACCGGCATGAGTACCAAGGCGTTGATCGGACGAAGTATTTCCTATGTTCCTGCCGATCGACAACGTTTCGGCCTTGTTTTGCCCATGACCGTAAGCGAAAACATCGCTATCGGGTATCATGATCGTGTTCCCAATGTACGAGGCATCAATTTAAACTTTCGTGCAATGGACGAATATGCGACAGAACTTGTCGAACGTTTTGATATTCGTCCTCCTGTGGTCGATGTGGCGGCCGGCAACCTTTCCGGTGGCAATCAGCAGAAGGTCATTCTTGCCAGAGAATTTTCCCGTAAACCGACTTTTCTGCTGGTAAGTCAGCCCACCAGGGGCCTTGATGTCGGAGCCATCGAGTATATCCATAATCAGATCTTGGCTATGCGGGACAAGAATGTTGCTATCCTGCTGATCAGTCTTGAGCTTGAGGAGATTTTCTCCCTTTCCGATCGGATCCTTGTTTTATATGAAGGAAAGGTCGTAAAGGAGCTGTCTCCCGAAAAAACCACTGAAAAACAGGTCGGTTTCTATATGACCGGCGGAAAGGAGTAG